A DNA window from Procambarus clarkii isolate CNS0578487 chromosome 3, FALCON_Pclarkii_2.0, whole genome shotgun sequence contains the following coding sequences:
- the LOC138367873 gene encoding collagen alpha-1(I) chain-like → MCILVLRNESPLTGIRGRLDSRLQNVFKRQKLFNFEESIGLLEPGQLLQTMEGFKSIKGISLEKTRMEGNILENCLLTQTNKIEDESTKNNLNAVHRADNCDYRDMMESGLETRYAYPSELLNTWKNDIQVWQDAESMSSRNDASRCWLESVSGLDPDDWHDADEDAYGEVEVRDNLVPGQNTSTNQLLDAEASGAGASGACGAGATGASGGAGASGGAGASGAEASGAGASGAGASGGAGATGASGAGDTGASGGAGDTGASGGAGDTGASGAAGASGASGAGATGAGASGGGTGDSGTSGGDAGAPGPGEAGAGAPGPGEAGAGAPGVLAKNKKHAKADNPAALQKREETLSTVSTKPGKSDRRKRGRKRRVRRPTVAAAPAAGDAAGPLAEDGDAAGPLAGDATGSRERHAAGLLAGDAAGSRGREPHMTGPVVADRYPCAPLTTGVVDCSPVSHPSVARPASRKRHAARPLADDGDAAGPLAEDGDAAGRLAGDATGSLGRERHTAGPRIRERHMTGPVVADRYPCAPLTTSVVDCSPVRHPSAAGPGSRKRHAARPLAEDGDTAGPLAEDGDTAGPLAEDGDTAGPLAEDGDTAGPLAEDGDTAGPLAEDGDTAGPLAEDGDTAGPLAEDGDTAGPLAEDGDTAGPLAEDGDTAGPLAEDGDAAGPLAEDGDAAGPLAEDGDAAGPLAEDGDAAEPLAGDATGCRERHAAGPRIRERHMTGPVVADRYPCAPLTPGVVDSPVRHQSAARPGSRKRHTAEPLAEDGDAAGPGSRERHTAEPLADDGDAAGPLVGDATGSLGRERHAAGPDIRERHMTGPVVADRYPCAPLTPGVVDSPVRHQSAARPGSRKRHAARPESRERPAAGPGLAPGLGDFSPGNSTQSSASQSFTPLQIIDYYVEIIMRQSSARNILFNDEARAPVVPEQASTPQEPLMDRTPPSQTSDSLSSQHWHWRSRLLFVTLLLIGGPVPLPSPPLLEYSDSSVDD, encoded by the exons ATGTGTATTTTAGTCCTTCGTAATG AATCACCCTTGACGGGTATTCGTGGACGCTTGGACAGTAGACTACAAAATGTATTTAAGAGACAAAAGTTATTTAACTTCGAAGAGTCCATAGGATTGTTAGAACCAGGGCAGCTACTCCAAACCATGGAAGGTTTTAAAAGTATTAAAGGCATAAGTCTTGAAAAGACAAGAATGGAAGGAAACATTTTAGAAAATTGCTTACTGACACAAACTAATAAAATTGAAGATGAATCTACAAAGAATAACTTGAATGCAGTCCATCGTGCAGATAATTGCGACTACAGAGATATGATGGAAAGTGGCCTGGAGACACGCTACGCGTACCCAAGTGAACTACTTAACACCTGGAAAAACGATATCCAGGTTTGGCAGGATGCAGAATCGATGTCGTCTCGGAACGACGCGTCTAGGTGTTGGCTGGAGTCCGTTTCAGGCCTCGACCCTGACGACTGGCATGATGCTGACGAAGACGCGTACGGTGAAGTTGAAGTGCGTGATAATTTGGTTCCTGGACAGAACACGAGCACTAATCAGCTGTTAGATGCTGAGGCCTCCGGTGCTGGGGCCTCTGGTGCCTGTGGTGCTGGGGCCactggtgcctctggtggtgcTGGGGCCTCTGGTGGTGCTGGGGCCTCTGGTGCTGAGGCCTCCGGTGCTGGTGCCTCCGGTgctggtgcctctggtggtgcTGGGGCCACTGGTGCCTCTGGTGCTGGGGACactggtgcctctggtggtgctggggacactggtgcctctggtggtgctggggacactggtgcctctggtgctgctggtgcctcTGGTGCCTCTGGTGCTGGGGCCACTGGTGCTGGGGCCTCCGGTGGTGGTACTGGGGATTCTGGAACTTCGGGGGGCGATGCCGGGGCCCCTGGACCTGGGGAGGCTGGCGCCGGGGCCCCTGGACCTGGGGAGGCTGGTGCCGGGGCCCCTGGAGTACTCGCAAAGAATAAGAAACATGCAAAGGCGGATAACCCAGCTGCCTTGCAAAAGCGGGAGGAAACTCTCTCGACTGTGTCAACGAAGCCTGGAAAGTCTGATAGACGCAAGCGTGGTCGTAAGCGACGAGTTCGGCGCCCGACTGTTGCTGCCGCGCCTGCGGCCGGGGACGCTGCTGGGCCTCTGGCAGAGGATGGGGACGCCGCCGGGCCTCTGGCCGGGGATGCCACTGGGTCTCGGGAGCGGCACGCCGCCGGGCTTCTGGCCGGGGATGCCGCTGGGTCACGGGGCAGGGAGCCGCATATGACTGGTCCTGTAGTCGCAGATCGGTACCCCTGTGCTCCCTTGACAACCGGCGTGGTGGATTGTTCTCCTGTTAGTCACCCGAGTGTTGCCAGGCCAGCGAGCCGGAAGCGGCACGCCGCCAGGCCTTTGGCAGATGATGGGGACGCCGCCGGGCCTCTGGCCGAGGATGGGGACGCCGCCGGGCGTCTAGCCGGGGATGCCACTGGGTCTCTGGGCAGGGAGCGGCACACCGCCGGGCCTCGCATCAGGGAGCGGCACATGACTGGTCCTGTGGTTGCAGATCGGTACCCCTGTGCTCCCTTGACTACCAGCGTGGTAGATTGTTCTCCTGTTAGGCACCCGAGTGCTGCCGGGCCTGGGAGCCGGAAGCGGCACGCTGCCAGGCCTCTGGCCGAGGATGGGGACACCGCCGGGCCTCTGGCCGAGGATGGGGACACCGCCGGGCCTCTGGCCGAGGATGGGGACACCGCCGGGCCTCTGGCCGAGGATGGGGACACCGCCGGGCCTCTGGCCGAGGATGGGGACACCGCCGGGCCTCTGGCCGAGGATGGGGACACCGCCGGGCCTCTGGCCGAGGATGGGGACACCGCCGGGCCTCTGGCCGAGGATGGGGACACCGCCGGGCCTCTGGCCGAGGATGGGGACACCGCCGGGCCTCTGGCCGAGGATGGGGACACCGCCGGGCCTCTGGCCGAGGATGGGGACGCCGCCGGGCCTCTGGCCGAGGATGGGGACGCCGCCGGGCCTCTGGCCGAGGATGGGGACGCCGCCGGGCCTCTGGCTGAGGATGGGGACGCCGCCGAGCCTCTAGCCGGGGATGCCACTGGGTGTCGGGAGCGGCACGCCGCTGGGCCTCGCATACGGGAGCGGCACATGACTGGTCCTGTGGTTGCAGATCGGTACCCCTGTGCTCCCTTGACACCCGGCGTGGTGGATTCTCCTGTTAGGCACCAGAGTGCCGCCAGGCCTGGGAGCCGGAAGCGGCACACCGCCGAGCCTTTGGCAGAGGATGGGGACGCCGCCGGGCCTGGGAGCCGGGAGCGGCACACCGCAGAGCCTTTGGCAGATGATGGGGACGCCGCCGGGCCTCTGGTTGGGGATGCCACTGGGTCTCTGGGCCGGGAGCGGCACGCCGCTGGGCCTGACATTAGGGAGCGGCATATGACCGGTCCTGTAGTCGCAGATCGGTACCCCTGTGCCCCCTTGACACCCGGCGTGGTGGATTCTCCTGTTAGGCACCAGAGTGCCGCCAGGCCTGGGAGCCGGAAGCGGCACGCCGCCAGGCCTGAGAGCCGGGAGCGACCCGCTGCCGGGCCTGGCCTGGCACCAGGTTTGGGGGATTTCTCTCCAGGTAACAGCACTCAGAGCAGTgcctctcaatcctttacacctTTACAAATAATAGATTATTATGTAGAGATAATTATGAGACAATCTTCTGCTAGGAACATTTTATTCAATGATGAGGCTCGGGCTCCTGTCGTGCCTGAGCAAGCGTCTACACCACAAGAGCCATTAATGGATAGAACTCCACCTTCACAAACCAGTGACTCGTTGTCCAGTCAGCATTGGCATTGGCGCTCACGCCTCCTCTTCGTGACTCTGTTGCTCATTGGAGGACCAGTACCATTGCCAAGTCCTCCACTACTAGAGTATTCAGATTCTAGTGTAGATGATTAG